The sequence TCTATTTCTAAATAAAGTGTGTATAAAGCAGACAGAACAAATAAATTGTCTGGGGGTGGTCAACATTTCATGAAAACTATTGaacttgtctctttctttgaatCTTTTTTATCTTGAAGCCCAACTTTGATACACTTTGGTATTCGGCAAAATAAATTCTAACTAATTAATAAGTTCCTCCGGCTCAAAAGTAAAATGCCAAATATTCTTGGACAAATCTCTCCTCATACTTAGAATGCCTTCAGTGACTAGTTTTGCTTGCTTGCCACAGTCACTAGAGATGGCAGCtgtgattactatcattagtctATCACAGTATGATGGAagtggagaaaaaatataaatcattatGGATTTCACACAGAAAGTGTTACTCAAtggagaaaaatacagaaaaagtaaggaaagaaaaaaagaagaaaaaaatcatatatgtatatatgtatacatacatataaacatacatatataaaacatttaagaATATCTACACAAGTGCACTCAAAAAATAATTGCAAAAACAATATAATTGAAAACTCAAAGCTTGACAATTCTTTAGTGGTTGTAAGATATTCAATAATCTACAGTTATATACATGAATCAGAGTCATTTTTTTACAGCTTCCTGCATGTGTATTTAGAATAAGTGAATTTCACTGATACCCACATTCATTCAATGAATCTACCAATAGGGTTAAATCCCAATGCCAAGCTAAAATTAACTCATTATCTCAACAGAAACACCCAAGAGAAAATGCAAGGACAATGGAAACACCAGAATCACACgggcctacatacacatacacactgtactACCTACACAGAACTTGAACAATATACAAATGATCTGAGAGTGACACACATATGAGCATGAAGTCCATGGAGTTAATGATATCATGGTATAAAATGGGAGACTGAGATGATAATTCAAGGCATATGTTCAATAAAGTAATGACCTATTGTTATCGAGGACAGAAGTGAACgaaatagtaaaagtaacagatgagaatacagaaataaaaaataattatctgcTCTCCTTGAGGTGTTTGTTTGGCAAGATTTATACGGGAATTACTGTTCATAGAGGCGTATTCAACAGAAAATACCAAATCATTCtatctaaaacaaataaaagcaaatagaGGGCCAATATAGACAACAAATGTTCAGCCAATGGTTTTTCTTTACTAGCTAAATGGGTATAGCTTGCAGAAATTAAATCATTACAAAAATTGAGTAATGCACAAACTACTTCCTTTTTCAAAACAACATGGTATACACAACccatttatttctattctttaaaataaataataataataaacacaaaacctCTTCCTAAAATCCAATCTCTTTACTTGTGTAAAAATTAAAATCAACAAACCTGTTAATTGTTTTACAAAATGCCTAATAAAAGAACTTGCTTAGcaaattatttaataaaaaagTGTTCCTTATGTCGCCTTTCCTATTTCTATCTTGCGCTGAAGAGCACGATGAGAATGATATATAGCAGCGTCTATAAGGCCAGCGACTGTATAGATTCCACCAATGATAGCACAAACTCCCGTCAGGAAGTGGCCTAAAGATCTGGAAGAGGAAAATTTTCATCAATACAACTACAACTCAATTACAGAACAAATACTTAAATACCAAGCCCTATAAATATACTTTAAAAAAATCAGGGCTGAAAGAGAATATGTTTAAATGAGGTTCTTCATATCACATTCATTACCTTTAAAACTTTAATTTATAGTCCTAAGTCAATGAGGTAAGTTTTGTTAACCTGGGTTATATGTATCTTAGGTAAAAAATGCAACATATAATACAAATTGTAGCTTGAACCTTTACTTTGTGCACAtatgtaatagaaaaaataggTACCTGATAGCTTCTTGTGCACACTAGTACCAGAGAGGATAGGCACatgataatatattaaaatataaaaggATAAAGGGTTCATATAAAACACAAAATCACTAATCATCAATTTTCAACAATTAAATagtaaaagcagaaaaagaacaaaatgacAGCAAGTAACATCTTCTCTTACTTGTGTTTTTCCGTGTACTTGACCATCATAGGAGACAGTTCGTAAGTGAAGAACACCCCTGGAAGACCAGACTCTCCCAGCCCCATCTGAAGAgactaaagaaaaggaaaaaaatgtataagctgtctatctatctatctatatatgtatatataaatcaacattttcagaagaaatatatatatagacactggcATAAGATCTACCAAGCGACATATGCCAATAACAAATTTCATGATCAAATTACCTTTTGGTGTTGTGTGACTGAGAACTGATTGGTCGAGAGCGTGGAGCCATCTACCCTCTCATATGTCGTGGGTACAATTTTGACGTAGTAAGTGATGGTTTTTGGTCCCTTCTCAGTTGTGAATTCAGTTCCATCAATAGGATTAGTTTTGCCGGGGATGTTATAACCAAAGCTGAGATGCCGGATGCGATGAGAGAGGTCGAAATCCTTTGTTTTGTACTGCTGAACGTCATGTACTGCAGAGATCCAGGAAGGTTACAATACTGCAGCTGACTTTTTCAATCAACACTATCTACAGAAATATGAATGAGTGACAAAAATCTACAAGAGCAGAGAAGTTAAAATTTTCAGACCTACAAATAGAACAACAAATCTGTACTTACTGTGAAGGTGATTGTGTTGGAAGGACTTCCCAGGTGCTATATGGAAATTGCCTCCAACCTAAATTTATTTGGAAAACATAAAAGAGATTAAAGACTATGGCAAAATAAAtaacatacagagagaaaatgaactgACTGAAGTAGGACAGGTACACAATGCAAGAAGTTTAGTGAAGAAAATATTTGGCATAGGAAATTATATAATTCTCAGCTTCAGTGATTTCTCTTAACATGACACCAGCAAAGTATAGTGCAAAATATCTAGGCACTACAATATTCCTCATTCTTACCCGGTTTACTTCCAAGTATCCATACATCTGACAGCCCTCCTTGGGTAGTTCCTCGGACTCCACCAGTTTACCCTCTCGCACACACTGCTCTATATCTTTGAGAGGCGGGACTGCCCAGCCCTTCGTGCGGTATGCATCCTTAACATCTTCACAGGAATTACAGCATCTACACAAACAGAAAAGATAAGAATTAGATTCAAGACTTTTTAACATAAATTGGACCCGCTTACTGTATTCCTCTTTGCAATTCCAAGGTAGAAATTATCCTTACTAGACTAGAAATAGATGCTCTACACTCTTACAGCAAAACACTCAAAACTTACTGATTTTTCTCTGATTCTGCCCCATAACAACTTCCACATTTGGGTGTAGTCACTTCTGCAGTACTTCCTTGAGTTGTATTGGTACTATCATCTTTGCTATGGCCAATATCTGTCACAAAAATGAAGTTTAAAATTTTCAATTTCATAAAATGCTAATATTAGGTAATTAATATCATATACCATTGTTTTTGTCAATTCAATTAACGATCACGACAATAAAATCCACCAGGttaatatatatgacaatattcTTCATAAACAGCATGTACATAACAACTGTGTTCTCTTTGCGATAACACTCCTACAATTATCATCAAAACTATACAAACAGATTTCACTCTAACTTTCAATATAATAATACTTTCTTGGCACATAAACAGAAAACTACTGTTACAATATTACCTAATATTTACATAATTACTTACGTTCTTGTCTTTCTGGATCTTGTAACGGTCTTCCCTGCAAATCTAACTTCCGTTTGTATATGTTATGTTGAACATTAACATGCTGCTCGCCACTCAGGTCCATGGCATCCAAGCTCAACACTTCATGTAAAAGGAAATATGAGACTTTAAGACAGGATATGCTTCATCTATATGGGAAATAGCTTTTCAATACACTACATTAAGATCTTTGAAGTTATAATCctacaagaataaataaaaagagacaaacatatcAAATGCTATAGTCTATACAGCATAACTCCGTGCAAATTGACACGAACGGGGAAGACTTACAATTGCATGGGATGCTTGGAAATACAACATCAAAATTAATGCGTAGTTTGCTTCCTCTTGTGGTGTCGACAAAAAGATCCTCCGCAATCTTGGGCGTTAAGTAGTCATAGAGTTccgacaagaagagaagagtcaTGAACAGACCAGCAACAACTGTCActgttgaaaaggaaaaaaaaatattttatgaaGCTCATACAATTATAATGTTTGAAGTTTTCAACTGCATAAATCAAATACTCagctatcattttttttaaatatgaataCTTGCAAAACTCTTCACGAGACATATTCATCCAGACCCATAtccaaataaacacagacacttacacacacaaaacaaacaaacaaaacaaatttatgtatacatttatatgcatgtatctatatgcatatatgtttgtgtttatatatatacatatatatatatatatatatatatatatatatatatatatatatatatatatatatatatatatatatatatatatatatatatatatatatatatatatatgtatatatattatatatatatattatatatatatatatatatatatatatatatatatgtatatatattatatatatatataatgtatatatatattatatatgtataatgtatatatattatatatatataatgtatatatatattagatatatataatctatatatatattatatatatataatgtatatatatacatatatatacatatatatacatatatatatatatttatatatatatatatatatatatatatatatattatatatataaatatatataaatatatatatatgtatataaatatatatatatgtatatatatatatatatatatatatatatatatatatatatatatatatgtatatatatatatatatctatatatatatatatacatatgtatatatacatatatgtatatatatatatatatatatatatatatatatatatatatatatatatatgtgtatatatatatatgtatgtatatatatgtgtatatatatatgtatatatatatgtatatatgtatatatgtatatatatatatatatatatatatatatatatatatatatatatatatatatatatgtatatatatgtatatatatgtatatatatacatagatatatatatatatatatatatatatatatatatatatatatatatatatatatgtgtgtgtgtatacagatatatatatatatgtatatatataaatttgtatatagatataagtatatatataaatttgtatatatatatatatatatatatatatatatatatatatgtatatatatatatatatatatatatatatatatatatatatatgtatatatatatatatgtatatatatatgtatatatatatgtatatatatatatatatatatatatatatatatgtatatatatatatatatgtatatatatatatgtatatatatatatatgtatatatatatatatatgtatatatatacatatgtatatatataaatatatatatataaatttgtatatatatatatatatatatatatatatatatatatatatatatatatatatatatatatatatatatatatatatatatatatatatatatatatatatatatatatatatatatatatatatatatataaatatatatatatatatatatatatatatatatatatatatatacatgtatatatatatgtatatatatgtatatatatatgtatatacatgtatatatttatgtatatatatatctataaatatatatatatatatcatacatcatatatctatatatatctatatctatatatatctatatctatatctatatatctatatctatatatctatatatatatatatatatatatatatatacacatatatatatatatatatatatatatatatatatatatatatatatatatttatatatatatatatgtatgtatatatatatatatatatatatatatatatatatatatatatatatatatatatatatctatatacatatatatattatatatatatctatctctatctctatatatataatatctctatctctatctctatctctatatatataatatatatacaactatctatataactatctatctatataactatctatctatctatctattaaaataatgtaaattaaagctatatacatatacattacctgCTGCCCCAGATACAGTCTTAATCTGGAAGTCTTCTAGGGTTTTTGGATATGCATCAAAATGCCTCAGTTTATCTACAACAGACTTAGCAGCAGAGGACATCCTGTCTTTTTATAGAGTTTCccttctgaaaaaaatatagaatccaTATGAGAAGAAAGATCAAAGAAACATATCCTTTTcataatggaataaataaatgtagGAATAATTACAGTCTTAATTTGAATAGTGTATTTCAGTAAAACACACATGATACTGCCATGGACTGCAAACATTATGCTACTTCAAACTGGTAACATGTGACAAATGACATGTGTATCACACTTATGATATTCTAAATGTGATTCATTTAGGACATT is a genomic window of Penaeus vannamei isolate JL-2024 chromosome 14, ASM4276789v1, whole genome shotgun sequence containing:
- the LOC113806357 gene encoding endoplasmic reticulum-Golgi intermediate compartment protein 3: MSSAAKSVVDKLRHFDAYPKTLEDFQIKTVSGAAVTVVAGLFMTLLFLSELYDYLTPKIAEDLFVDTTRGSKLRINFDVVFPSIPCNLLSLDAMDLSGEQHVNVQHNIYKRKLDLQGRPLQDPERQEHIGHSKDDSTNTTQGSTAEVTTPKCGSCYGAESEKNQCCNSCEDVKDAYRTKGWAVPPLKDIEQCVREGKLVESEELPKEGCQMYGYLEVNRVGGNFHIAPGKSFQHNHLHIHDVQQYKTKDFDLSHRIRHLSFGYNIPGKTNPIDGTEFTTEKGPKTITYYVKIVPTTYERVDGSTLSTNQFSVTQHQKSLQMGLGESGLPGVFFTYELSPMMVKYTEKHKSLGHFLTGVCAIIGGIYTVAGLIDAAIYHSHRALQRKIEIGKAT